The nucleotide sequence ACCATTTATAGGGGTTTGGAATATAATTACGTATATATATTTGAAGTCAAATTTTTGGCACATTATTGGTGTTCCCCCACACCCATGCCTCTTAGTATTGAACAACTTTGAAATCACGTTTTTCTGTAGACACTTTTACAGCACTGCTTGTCATCTCTCGGAAAGGGCGGAGCTGCCAATTTCCCGCCAgatttgttatatatttttgcgaaaaaactaaaaatttgGAAACGCAGAAACGCCATTTAGACTTGTTAAAGGCatataacaaaaaataaaaaatgtattaaaaacaaagttaatGCAAAAAGGcttaatacatttcagctaattTTCTGAAAATAATTAGCAGTTTTCCCGTCAGAACCAGCTATTTTTTCTGGCGAAGAGTTGGCAGCGCTGTTTGCGAGAGAGAGCGACGCTGCGCTGTCAAAAAGGTgggtgtgtgtttgtgtggaAACAAAAAGATAAAACACGAAAATTGCTCGAGAACGCTGCGTTTGGCCCCCAAAACAGacatttattaataaaaagCGCAGCCAAATAGTGCGAATCGAGTTTTTAAATGCGCCGCATGAGCCAGCGCGCCGAAAGAGAAGCGGAAACAACGAAACGCACAGTGATATAAGCAAAGTACAAAACAGTCGCCGCCGCCTGCCTGCCCAGACAAAGAAAAAGGATAGGAGGTGAAAACggtaaaatacaaatacaataTTCCCACTGGGTATTGTGCCATAACAAAAGATTTCCAGGGCTCCCGCCCCCGCCCATGCGTGCCACGCCCCTCCCCTCCCCTCCCCGTTGCATGTGGCGCAATGCGTTGAACTTTAATTGAATCGGTTATGAGAACTTAATTGTGTCTATTTTCGGTCGGTTTCTGTGCGTTGCCGTCTGCCGGTGGCTTCCGCGTCACCACAACATTTGGATTTGGCCCCAAACCCCAACCCCgacccctcccacttcccaaAAGGGGCGCCACTGGAGGGGCGGTTGGGGTGGTCGCCATTTGGTCCGCTGTTCccatttctatttttttttgtttttccgcAGTCTGTGTCGCCCATCATGGgctatttttgaaaattttatttgcgaaaacgaaaacaaagTGCCACCGCAACCGAAATGAGACTCTTGTTTTATTATGCTTTATGGGCCTGCCAGCCTGCGGTTGTGGCGAGACACACCTTTCGAGAGCCCTGCCTTTGATCATCCGAGAGATATACCGCAGACCCTCGCAATTAAACAAGATACAGGCGAGCCTCTATAACCCGAACATTCGCAACTATACCATTATTGTTTTGCCCTATAAGTCGAACTTCCATCTATATAATTCCTCTCCAAGCCGTGCAACGAATATTTTCCCTTTGTCACCATAAGTTAAGAcctatattattttaatttttatcaacCGAGAGATGTACCGCAGACCCTCGCAATTAAACAATTTACAGGCGAGCTTCTATAATTTAAACATTGCGAATATATTGCCATATTATTTTGTCCCTAAAGTTGAACTTCcatacctttttttttattactcCTGCACTTTCTACATCAAAGAAAACTGAAAGACAATAAGTATAAAGCGAGTGCATTCCCTTTGTCTCCATAAGACAAACTTTCATAACGCAAATGTTCCCAACATGCATTTTCCAGAACTTCTTTTAAACTTTGTAGATGTTTGCCTTATTTTTGTCACTTGACtaaaatttatttcattaCTATATTTgaaagtaaatattttatattttttataacaatCAAGCTCTGAAGATTTGACCAAAATGAGTCataatttagattttcaataatctaatattatttatttctgttttatattttcaaatttgttGTCAAGCCTAAGAATCTTTACTGTCTACAAATGTGCGGTCAGTTGGTTCTGCCGGGCTTATTGCCTCGAGTGGAACTTAATTAATTGAATTAAGTTGACGAAGACATTCATCTTCCATCTTATTTTTGCCCACAGCACACACAGTATACAGCGTCTAGCTAGCGGCACACTCAGCACTCACGATGTCAACCGGAAGGCCCATAAAATGTGTTGTTGTCGGTGACGGCACTGTCGGAAAGACCTGCATGCTAATCTCCTACACGACAGACTGCTTTCCCGGCGAATATGTGCCTACAGTGTGAGTTTGTGGCTCCTTTCTCATCGCCCAGCCGTAGATCAATATCTAACTTTTATTATGATATCTTCACACAGATTCGACAACTACTCGGCGCCCATGCAAGTGGACACAATACAGGTCTCGCTGGGACTGTGGGACACAGCGGGCCAGGAGGACTACGACCGCCTGAGACCGCTCTCCTACCCGCAGACAGACGTTTTCCTGATATGCTACAGTGTGGCGAGTCCCTCGTCCTTTGAGAACGTCACCTCGAAATGGTATCCGGAGATAAAGCACCACTGCCCCGACGCGCCCATCATTCTAGTTGGTAAGTTGCCAGAACTGTGAAGTCGCAGTCAGCAAACGGGAaatgaaatacatatatgtttGGGGCGTATTCCAGGCACCAAAATCGATTTGCGTGAAGATCGAGAGACGCTCACCGGCCTGGCAGAGCAGGGTCTGACGCCGCTGAAGCGCGAGCAGGGCCAGAAGCTGGCGAACAAGATACGCGCTGTGAAATACATGGAGTGCTCCGCCTTGACGCAGCGCGGCCTCAAGCCGGTAAGTCATCGCTGCCCGGCACACCCTCACCTCTTTGTCACTCCTGGCTAATTCTCCCACTCCGATTGCATTCAGGTGTTCGAGGAAGCGGTGCGCGCGGTGCTGAGACCAGAGCCGCTAAAGCGACGCCAGCGAAAGTGTTTAGTTATGTAAATAAGGTAGCATGTTATTGGCTTTGACAGAGTACAAAGATTACTCGGAAGCGACACGTACACCGGCACAACGCCCGCAACACATAGACACTCACGCAGCGCCCTCATCGACAAATCAATTacatgtatttatttataaaaattttcctTATTCTCGTAAAGCACCAAGTCCAAAACGGTCTCCGGTAAGAAACCCCTCAGAACGATTAGATTTCACATGGAATTCTGGGAATCAAAATGTATTGCCATCGGAATTCATGTGAAATCTCTCATTCGAGTGTTTCTGCGGGGGATCGTTACGGTCTTACGATTCCCTCCCGCAACAAAATTGAAACAACATTGTTAACAAAATCGGAACCACAGAAAATGATAAATCTAATGCAGATACATATGTAGAAATCTAGTCAATTGAATCGAATGTATTGTACTAATAGTATCAATCAGAAAGAGAAAATTATAAGTACCGCAGCCAACTCACAGCTAATCATTGGTTTCGCATATCACGAGCACCTATGCATTTCCTAATTTCCCATTAAATGTATTATAGTTATGTAGCCATGAGCTAAAGCAGCCAATCCCAAGCTTACCAAATCTGAAACCAGGCCAATTCACTTGACGACGACGACAAGCTCCTAGAGAAAGCCACTTTTTACGATATTCAAGCATGCGCATTTTTTTTACTCTAACTCGACCCTCGAATCATAATCATAATCACTTGaagctcatttgaccatgtcttttgaaaatgtaacaactgttgtttattattttataatgaCTTATTTATTACcctaactttaaaaaaaagaattgtATAAACAACTTTTACGGCGTAAGTATAGGAAAAGGATTATGTAAATGGAAAGGCAACAAACTGCATTTAAATGTGACGCGACTCGAATAAACGAAGAAACAAGAATCAAAAACGAATACAAAACCTAATGAAACCAAGAAAAGCACACAATTTTCCAAATAAAGAAAAGCGCAATGAGCACGATGATAAAGTAGAGACGTAACGAAATCCCAGGACAATTTTTGTACTAATTGTACAACATTATATACCTAAATAAATCAAACGCAAGTCTTATGTAAATGAAATGTAAACGAAGGCCGTTTGGCTCCAGAGATGTAGCAGCCGTAAAACTGATTTAATACTTACGAAAATATATACTgtaattatttaaagaaacaacCAAACAGCTGAATTTTTGTGCTTAACTTTGCCTCTCAGTAAGTcgtttattttgttgtaaatgCCACGTTTCGTTTTTTCGGTTCTCTAAACAATCAACGGTTTGATAAAATGTATTCTGCAAAtgtatgttttttgttttagaAGTGCGTGCCTCGATATCAACTTGTGCACAAATCTGTGAGTGCTTCGATTGGGTGACGTCTCGTGCGGCATGTGGAGCAGCTTCTTCATCGACTAGGAAGTCCAGTTGGTGACTCAATACAGGCGGAATGGCTTCGCATGGACGGCCTGACCGGGCTTCTTCTTGGGACCCGCACTCTTGGGACGCTTGGGCTCCGAGTTCAGCGAGGGCATGGACACGGAGAGCACCAGACACTCCGCCGGCAGGGACATGGACGAGGTGAGTGTGGTGGCCCGTTGGATGCGCGGTGCCTTCCAATACTGCGGGGATTCAAAAAGGGgattttttagaaaaaaaagaTTCATATCTGCCAGTAAGAGATGCAAAATAGTTGTCATAGCTCGATTGAGATGGAGACTTACAATTTGCTTGatcaaatttatttgtttcgatTACCAATATCCAATGAGGTAGAAGAGGATGTGTGCTCGTGCGTGGCTTTGTTGGAACGCTTGCGGCGTGGGCGTGGCTTGCCAAATAAGATACTTTTGGTATCTCCAAAATTGTTTTGTCTATCTCAAATACTGttgaaattcaaaaactaaGTGCAACAACGCCAAGATTTGGTAAATgaaaaaacgttttttttgtttgtttattatgcTTAAATTTTGCCATTGTTCTTACATTTTGTAACAGGGTGTAAATAAATCGTGAGAATGATGCGCTTGACTAATAAGATACAAATTAATAGTAAAAATATGCTTATACGTGGTTTTATCTGTTCGTTCGGTTCGGTTCTGTCTGGTTTCTCATTTTTATTTGTCGAAAAAGTATCTAAACGGTTTACAAATCAATGGGTCGCATTATCTTAGTCGTTTAACATTTAGACGTCAAGTGGTAACATTTTCAACTAAGCACACAGTGTATTCGTACGATTCTTGTATAATTTGCTTAAATATTTAGATActtttatgtatatatatatatttgtatgtatatatgaAGTTCTGGTAATACATtgagatatataatttatgtCTGGTATCTGATGATAAAGAGTGCATTGCTCAACTAGTCAAATATACTTTCGATTTGTATACCAAATACCGCTCTATGTGGGGTGTTTTTGTGGTTAGATGTACGAGTATCTGCATCTCATTGCGTGCTTGCACCTCTATCGAATTGTTCTGATCTTATAAACTGGTACTGGTACTGGTATGTGGGGTGTGTGGAAATTAGCGCATAACTCTCGGTTTTGCTTTGTGTGGATTTTGCTTAGATAGTACTTTTCAAATTAGCTGGTTGTTCAATGTTCATTTTTCACTTTCGATCTTAGATTGCAAAGAAAGATTTAGATTTTCAGCTCGACATGCATTTTTTCGGGCATTTAGCTTTgttgatttaaattttcatcAGCGCCAGAAGCCGTCATGGATGGTAGTGGACTCTGCGTTCaagataaaaatataaaagtgaATGCGTATCGATTGCACAAATcataaaataaactattaaGGGGTAAACCATAAGCCTTGTTAGAGTTAGAGTCATGAGTTGGTTGGAATGCAGTGGAGTAAACGAGGGAGTCGCAAGCAAATGCCCATGAAACCGATTTCGGGGGGCTCTATATATGTAGTCTGGTTTATATCTTGGTATGGATGCAGGTGGTCTGGCAAATCAGCTTGGATTCGGTTAGTCTATCACAGCACTGTTAAATATTTAGGTATATATAACTATCTATATACGCAACGAACACATCTTAGAAGAAGAACTCGCAACGCACATTAACTTACGGGATTTGCTTGATCAAATCGAATCAATCGAATCGGTTCGGATCGAATTTTTCTATATATTGGTTAAAACCGCATCGCATTCAGATTTCGAGATTATGACGTAGTAGTTATAGTAATAGGCGTTAAATAACTCTAATGGACGTAACGTGTGTacgaatttcgaatttaatgcACTTAGTTTCGTATGACTAGCctaataaaaattgtatatatattcctaAAATAAACGAAATAGAAACATTAAGCACAGAAATGAAGAACACTtaataattcataattaatggTAATTTAAAACTGATGTGAGTAAGAGGTCAATGTAATGAGTGGTATTTTGTTTCAGTGTGTGAGAGCAAAGCACTGTTGTTAGATGATGATTTAAATGCTGGGCAGCCTTTCGCTAAACCGTCCTTGAGGGTCGGAGTCTGGGGTTCGGGGTTCTGGGTTCTTTGAGCAATTGCGGATCAGTATATTGTTCAAAATTTGTACTATCCTAAGTAGTAGTGTAAGGTTTTTGACCGTTTGCCATAAATAATACTTCGTTAAAGGATATTCGCTACATACTAGGGGAGTTAACAAACATTGGGCCCACTGCGGGCACTACTGACCTTGCCCATAAGCAGAATCCCAAGATCATTGGGAAGTTGCTCAGGGGCAGATCAGCTTACATTATCTATACACCTTCCAAGGGCTGACCATTGGAGAATGCATAAACATATAGGTATATTTCGGTTACAATTTAAAATAGAAACTCTTGCAAACTCATTCGAGATTTTCGGTTTGAGCTTTTCTAGTTGAGTTCGGTATAGTTTGGTTGCTTTCTGTTTAGTCCTGCATCAGTTAATGTAAATCGTTTGGCTTTAGGTACAGTACAGTAGTTGATGGATGTCTTGGTTAAAGCTAGTTTAGGGAGTTCATTTAAAAAGCGactcaaatatattgttacaCACACAGTCTGAGTTACAGAGACCGAATTCTAGATGGATCGTGGCAATCAAGCGCCCTTGTGCCGCAAACTACAGTTAGCCGGCGGGGGTGGCAGAGAGCGAGCGAGGGGGGAACAGAGAAAGAAAGAGAAGATAATAGTTTAGAGAATTGCGTGTAAAATCTTCAAACACTTCGGGAACAAATGGAATGGAAAGCGCTTTTGCCAATGAATCTCAGTTTGAGTTTGAAAgaaattcatttttaaatgtaaagtAAAAGTAATTGAACTGAAAAACAAACAGGTAATACAATAaatcatctaaaaccaaggATTACAAGTAAAGGAGGGCTCCAGAAAAATATCTAGGCGTGTGAAATCATATAAATTATGTCTAAGAGCAAGATTCAATTTtaaagcatacttttagacacctttttttaaatggtttcAAATCTCCAGAGATTTCTGTCACATCTcccaataaataatattaaatgccCGCCATCAAATACATTTCGATACCTAAGAGTGCCAAAATACTTTGTCCAAATGTTAGTTCTTATTAAATACAATTCCCCATGAACGGATAGATCTTTTGGGGTGGGAGTTCTCTGAAAGCGGTTGAGGGTGGGAGGTGTctgtgggtggttgggtgttgtgtgggcctctttttggGGGTGTCGTGCTCTGTTAGTTGCTGATTGTAAACCATAAAGTGTTAATAACAAATGCAACGCAATTAATTACAATTACAGATTACTTAAAAATGAATTTCTCGACGTAAACACAAAATGGGATATcgataatatatatatatgtaggtaTAGAAAATACTTGTATTGATTACTTTTTAGTTGCTTtcgtaataaaattaaaactcTAATAATAAATCAGGGTTAAGGTTAAATTCTAGTTCTCATACGTAACTACTTTGAGCTTATGTACACGTAGTTTACCTGTGTTGGTGGTGTTGTCAGTGCAACAGAGTGTTCaacatttttcaaataatCCTTATCATCGAAAATCTTCTTCTCACCGCCACCGGGCTTGTGCTTTACATTATCCAAAGAGCCAACTTTGCTTTGTGCCTTAATTTCTAGTTTTTGCGTTTGGATCTGAAAAGTAGCACCGGCACCGGCAACGCACAGAAAAACAATTAGCAAGATCATATTTCAGATTAATTTTGGCAAATGGGTAATttcgatatttttttttgggtggatTATTATTATGGACACACGACAACAGCCAATCGAGGACACAACTGAAATTTGGAATTTTCACACATAGAAACAGCAGAGCACAGAACGTAACAAATGGGATATATTAAAGATTTAATTTAAAGGTACAAAAAATACGCTACAGGGTGTGGTGCCTTTGGGTTCTCAAAAAGAGATGCTTAGGTGatacaaaaataccaaaaaataggaaaaaataCGATGCATCTAAAGATTCATACAAAAGCACACTTAATACACTGAGAAAAAGAGTTATCACGACTACTTACATCCTTGGTGTTGTTATCCTTCGTATTCGTTGTTTAAATGGTTTagttaaaaacaaaatacagtttccaaaatattgtttaaacatttttcGGTTTGTTAAAATAAGGGTGGAAAAACAATAAGTTATTCTCAATTATTCAGAGTGGTTTTCGGTATGGTTAGGAACTTAATAGAATGCTTTTCTTCTAGGCTGGATATTTACAATGCTGACCCCAATATTAAACTAGATAAGTGTTTCGTTATAGCACCAATTATTCGGAAATATGTACATCTGACGGGTGTTACCTACCCAACTAAATAACTACTCCTCCTCATTATACAAATTCTGATCCAGGCGCTTGTTATTGGCGCAATGGCTGACTATTTTGGAGCCCTCGCCATAGATGATGTTCATCTTTCTATCGTAGTTCTGGAAAGTGGTTCAAGTGGTTTTGGTATTTGGGTGTAATCTAGGTGTTAGTTGGTTCGTTggtctattttttttttagtttcttAACCTCTGATCGAACATTAAACGTGACAGCATGCTGTTTAAAAAACTAAGAGAACATTGCAGCTCATGCACTTAGAGAAACAGATAGAGAGAGATAGGATAGATGCGGCCCATGCCAATGCCCATGCCAGTTGGTAACTTAAGTGGAGCATCCAAAAACCAACAAAAGCCAACAGCAATCGGAAACTATATACTTAACCGCtacaaaaatcaataaatatgTATGAACTCGTTCTCGTCTCTGGGTCAAACTCAAACATGAAATCGGTTTGTATTCGGGGGGTGAGAGGTCACGAATGTAGGGGCTTCATACCTTGATATCACCGCCACCCGGCTGATGTTTCACATTGGCCGTAGAGCCCACCTTCGGCTTGGCCTTGTCCTTGAAGTCCATCTTCAGGGTCTCGATCTTCTTGTCCCCGCCTCCTGGCTTGTGGGCGGCATTCTCCAGCGAACCGATTTTCGACTTGGCATTCCACTGCAACTTTGTTGTAACTATCTACGAATTTGCGGTGTTTTTTGGTGTTTGGTGGTGCGAGTTTGTGCGGATTCGATGGTCGTAAGTTGTAAATAGATACAAGGTAGGTAAACGATTATAAGCCAAAGTCAAAGTATCGATCGGATGGATGATATCCGCGTCAATGTCAGAGTCGCACCCAAGACTACGGATACGGATGGGTTTGGAATACGCTACATAAGGCAACGGAATTATGCTGCTAAGTGTCGCTGCGAATTGGTAATTGCATTTCCTACAACAAGATACGAGATACAAGATACCGTGCTGCCGATTGCCCATCTATAATGGGCATAAATCTCAAATCGCAAATCGACCGTGAaattgcttttattttttttgccaatACTTTACTTTACACGACTATACTTTACGTTTCTTTGGTTTAGAGAGAGATTTTCTctgtatttttaaaagccatTTGTAGATGAGAAAAATTTACAAAGATTTATGAGAGAGTTATGTACTGGGTTGGTCCAGAAAATATGCTCTGAATGGATACACCGGACGCTCCCATGGATTGTAACGTTATTTTATAGGATGGACAATCCCGAACATACCTTCTTCTCGCCGCCCTTTGGCATGTACTTGTCGTTCTTGGCCTCGATACGTGGTGCCGCCTTGATGTCAATCTTCTTGGACTCAATCTTCACGTGGCCACCACCCGGCTTATAGGTGGCATTGTCCAGGGAACCGATTTTGGAACGTACCGCCTTCAAGTTTGGCGAAGGCGCATGCCCAACTTGTACCTTGTTCATTGGAACTGTTGGTATAAAGAGAatgaattattaaattgggtTGTTAAAACCAATATATATAAAGATACTGATTATTATTGAGACTACTGTAGTTAATTTAGTTAATTCCATAAAAACAAATCGGGTTTTAGGAACATAATCAATTCTATGGTTATTTTATAGATCTATGATAGCACATTTCAAAACATATCACTTTTGAAAAACAGTATCTATAAGTAAACTAGTTTTGATTAGCTTAGATAACAAAAATACATGTATTATATAAGTTCAACCAAATCTCACCTTTCTTGGGTGGCTCGGGTTCGGGTGTCTTGAGGAGCAAGCGATTCTTGGAGGCGCTGCGCGACTTGGGGGCTGATTTGTTCGAGGGCGTGGCACTCGGTGGGCGCGACGTGCCCGACTTGTCCGGCTTCGATGAGGTCGAGGTGGGCGTCTTGACCGGTGAACTGGGCGAGATAGGTCCGTTGCGATCCTGTCGAGAAACAGTCCCAAAAGTCGATTAAAGAACTGATTAATTTCCAGATGGTTTCTCCACGTGGATTACTAGCAAGTAGGTCGAGTCGGCCATTATAACGAGATGCATCTTGGGGCTGGCTGTGGTGATGACTCCGGTTTATTAACTATTTACGACTCGCTCTCAACACTCCCGGACTTTCCGGAGCTGTCAACGTAATGCCAATGGCATTTATGGCCATACGGCCGTACGCCTGCCGATTTCGATGTCTCGGTACGAAGGACTTATAGTTTATGCATTGTTTTATCGATTGTCGCCgcttcgtgtcgtttttgCATATGGATGGGTATTTATAGAGACAACAACTCCTGTTCCGaatatctgtgtgtgtgtgctatGCGCTATGATTTACCCCCCGTGAAAAGCCCCTTCCAAAACCTCCAACCATTTCGTGTTTGGCACTTATCTGTGCCCAGATATCACCAGGCATATAAATCGCTTTTTTGTGTATGTTTCTTTTGTGGGTTTTTGGCAATATTTGCCTCTTTCTTTCTGGGAGTTTTTGACTCGCACCTGTAAAGCTCACGTACTGCATGTATATACTACATATAAAGTTGACTGAGTTATCCGTCTGTTTGCTCGACTTTTGTCGCACTTTCTGCGGGTTTTTCCGACGCGCCAACTGCCGTCTGCCAACACAAAACTTAGTCTGAACTTTGGCGTCTGCACACGAACACACGGGACGGGCCAACTTTTGAACTGAACGACGGAACTGAACTGTCGCAGACGGTATGCTATATGGACTATATGGTACATATGCTATATTGTACATGCTATATGGGGTCTAATGGAGCGTGGAGCTTGTAGCTCGAAGATCGCCCGCTGGTTGCCCCGGCCTTTTACAGATATTTATGATTTGAGAACTTAAGTCGGCGGCTGGCAGACGGAGACGGTCAACggaattaaattaatttgttgCCAGTTCCAGTTAATTTCCTCTCAATTAACGGAGACGCAGCCATAGTAACAATTTATGGCTAACTAGTTAACTAGTTCAAAGCCGATATTAACTCACCTTCTCCTGAGTCGACTCATCCACGCCGCTGTCATTGTCACCCTCTGAAAAAAGTtgggaaaacaaattaatcagagaaaacagaaaacattgaaaaaaaaagtttttcattTACTGATTCGTTTCATAGAAAGTTAAGAATATATCCCCTAATCATTAAGACAGTCTGTTTAAGTCCTATTTCGTCTAAGATAATACGTTTTCCCGTGTTACAAAAGAAAGCGTTATAGCATTCACTCTTTTTACTACGATCACTAAAAATTCAGAAAAGATATATATTAACAAGCCTCAAAttgaaaagcaaataaaaatgggAGAAGTTTTCAAAATTCTTGTAAAGATTGAAGTCTAAAAACTGTAGAAATGATCAATCTGATAAAAATTGCTTCGATTTCCGATGATTGAATCGGAGATCATTTAAAAATGGGAACTCGTTTATAAGAAAACTAAAATATGATATTAGTTCTATAAATAATAAACCCTAAAATGGCTTCACTAATGGTATGTGGTTCAAAACGAGTCTTACTAAAGCCGTGCCCCTTTTTGGACTCTCCCGCTGGCGGGCTCGTCTCAAAGGGTGGTTCAACGTCTTCCAGCAGAGGTTCCCCCATGGGATCGGGCCTCTGGTTGAAGGTCTTGAGCGGGGTCACCGCGGGACCCATGACCACATCGTCGTCGTCATCGTTGTTGTTGTGTGCACTGGCTGCCGAAAGAGGGCGTAGTTGTTGCGgtggttgttgctgctgttgcatgtgttgctgttgctgctgctgcagtggTTGCTGTTGCATGGGCGGCTGGTTGAAGGGCGGTCGATTGAAGGGCGGTGCCTGGAGGGGTTGACCCGGCGGCGGACGTGCAAAAGTGGGTGGCGGCGGTCGCGTCATATTCTGCGGTGGAGGTCGTGCTCCAGGCGGCATTCCCGGTGCCCCAGCCGGATTCCAGGGAAATCCTCCCGGTGGCCTCGGAGGTCCCTGTCCTGGTGGACTCAGGGGTCCTCCAGCATTGGGTAGACGAGCCTGCTGCATATTCAGTTGCGGTGGCATTCCCGGTCGCATTCCCGGTGGACCTGGACCCATGAGCAAGTTGCTCTTGCTGTCTGTGGTGCGCAGCGGTGGTGGCCTGGCCGCCATGTTGGGTGGCATGGGTGGACGTGGTCCACCGACCATGCCCACCATCGGCCTGGCTCCGGCGAACGGAGGACGCGGTTGGGGCGGGCCCACAGCTGGACGCATCTGCGGTGGCAAGACAAAGTTCTGTGGTGGTGGTCGCACATACTCGGGATTGGGTATACTTTGGAGCTTGGAGTTGGGATTAGGGTTGGGTGAGAAGGTGGGTCTGGAATTGCTGCGTGAAAGGGTGCGATCTTTGGGTGGTGCATTGTAGCCGGTGGTGTAGTCAATTGTGGTTGCCGGAGGAGCACGTGACTGTCTCTCATATAAAGAGG is from Drosophila suzukii chromosome 3, CBGP_Dsuzu_IsoJpt1.0, whole genome shotgun sequence and encodes:
- the Mtl gene encoding ras-related C3 botulinum toxin substrate 1; amino-acid sequence: MSTGRPIKCVVVGDGTVGKTCMLISYTTDCFPGEYVPTVFDNYSAPMQVDTIQVSLGLWDTAGQEDYDRLRPLSYPQTDVFLICYSVASPSSFENVTSKWYPEIKHHCPDAPIILVGTKIDLREDRETLTGLAEQGLTPLKREQGQKLANKIRAVKYMECSALTQRGLKPVFEEAVRAVLRPEPLKRRQRKCLVM